One window of Amaranthus tricolor cultivar Red isolate AtriRed21 chromosome 11, ASM2621246v1, whole genome shotgun sequence genomic DNA carries:
- the LOC130826690 gene encoding DNA-directed RNA polymerase II subunit 4-like: MSGEEENAAELKLGEDFIKAKCLMNGEVSMILEHRLEQLQQVSEDPLNQMPQVFEKSLQYVKRFSRYKNPDAVRQVREILSRHQLAEFELAVLGNICLETVEEAIAMVPSLDLA, translated from the coding sequence ATGTCAGGAGAAGAAGAGAACGCAGCAGAGCTTAAATTGGGTGAAGATTTCATCAAAGCAAAATGTTTAATGAATGGAGAAGTTTCCATGATTTTAGAGCACAGATTAGAGCAACTTCAACAGGTTTCTGAAGATCCTTTAAATCAGATGCCTCAAGTTTTCGAAAAATCTTTGCAGTACGTGAAGCGATTCAGTCGTTACAAAAATCCAGATGCTGTGCGACAAGTTAGAGAAATTCTTAGCCGACATCAATTAGCTGAATTTGAGCTTGCTGTTCTTGGGAATATTTGCCTTGAAACTGTTGAAGAAGCTATTGCTATGGTCCCTTCTCTTGATCTTGCTTAA
- the LOC130827716 gene encoding mitochondrial import receptor subunit TOM7-1-like: MAIRGKGRKVREEEDESKIYKSVKEWTNWSLKKGKVMVHFGLIPLIIYIGMNSEPKPSLSQLLSPF; this comes from the coding sequence ATGGCGAtaagaggaaaagggaggaAAGTGCGCGAAGAAGAAGACGAATCGAAGATATACAAGAGTGTGAAAGAATGGACTAATTGGAGTCTGAAGAAAGGAAAAGTGATGGTTCACTTTGGTTTAATTCCTTTGATTATCTACATCGGCATGAATTCTGAGCCTAAGCCTTCTCTTTCTCAGCTTCTTTCTCCTTTTTAA